One genomic window of Triplophysa rosa linkage group LG11, Trosa_1v2, whole genome shotgun sequence includes the following:
- the LOC130561182 gene encoding oocyte zinc finger protein XlCOF6-like, with protein MENEDTEEQRDMMEVNKDGQAEVNDADEKHQNVKTIQEVSLKGTLRTEDKTRGKRFPKDGHMRTHNRVKPFTCDQCGKSFRYKSTLKIHMRVHTGEKPHACDQCGKSFRYKSTLKIHMRIHTGEKPHTCRLCGKSFTTAANLKIHVRIHTGEKPFMCHQCEKCFICESALKMHMRVHTGEKPHACDQCGKSFRCGSNLKVHMRIHTGEKPHTCRLCGKSFTTAAHLKKHMIIHTGEKPFMCHQCEKSFICESALTTHMRIHTGEKPHACDQCGKSFRCMGSLQAHLRIHTGEKPHACDQCGKSFSSNGALITHTRTHTGEKPFMCHHCETSFRSSSQLKVHIRTHTGEKPFACHQCEKSFKSSGQLKNHVRTHTGEKPFTCDQCEKSFTSKDILKNHMRIHAEEKPVSCHRCEKKFRYESTLKIHMRIHTGEKLYTCDQCGKSFTVAAQLKIHVRVHTGEKPFMCHQCEKSFRYKSTLKTHMRVHTEEKPHACDQCGKSFRCGSNLKEHMRVHTGEKPHTCRLCGKSFTTAANLKIHVRIHTGEKPFMCHQCEKCFICESALAVHMRIHTEEKPHACDQCGKSFRCGGDLKVHMRVHTGEKPYPCRLCGKSFTTAAHLKRHVRVHTGEKPFMCHQCEKCFRCESALKIHMRIHTGEKLYTCDQCGKSYTSKNILKNHMRIHAEEKTFSCYRCEKTFRCESSLMKHVWTHTGMENAACP; from the exons ATGGAAAATGAAGATACTGAGGAACAAAGAG aTATGATGGAAGTGAATAAGGATGGTCAAGCTGAAGTGAATGATGCTGATGAGAAACATCAGAATGTGAAAACAATACAGGAGGTTTCACTGAAAGGAACTCTGAGAACAGAAGACAAAACGCGTGGAAAGAGATTCCCAAAAGACGGACACATGAGAACTCACAATAGGGTCAAACCGTTCACGTgtgatcagtgtggaaagagttttagatATAAAAGTACACTCAAGATacacatgagagttcacactggagagaaaccacACGCGTgtgatcagtgtggaaagagttttagatATAAAAGTACACTCAAGATACACATGAggattcacactggagagaaacctcacaCATGCCgtctgtgtggaaagagttttacaaCTGCAGCTAATCTTAAAATACACGTGAGAAtccacactggagagaaacccttCATGTGTCATCAGTGTGAGAAGTGTTTTATATGTGAAAGTGCACTTAAGATgcacatgagagttcacactggagaaaaaccacACGCGTgtgatcagtgtggaaagagtttcagatGTGGAAGTAACCTTAAGGTACACATGAGAAtccacactggagagaaacctcacaCATGCCgtctgtgtggaaagagttttacaaCTGCAGCTCATCTTAAGAAGCACATGataattcacactggagagaaacccttCATGTGTCATCAGTGCGAAAAGAGTTTTATATGTGAAAGTGCACTTACGACACAC ATGAggattcacactggagagaaaccacACGCATgtgatcagtgtggaaagagtttcagatGTATGGGGAGCCTTCAGGCTCAtttgagaattcacactggagagaaaccacACGCGTgtgatcagtgtggaaagagtttttcaAGTAATGGTGCCCTTATCACACACACGAGAActcacaccggagagaaaccaTTCATGTGTCATCATTGTGAAACGAGTTTTAGATCTTCAAGTCAACTCAAGGTACACATcagaactcacactggagagaaaccattTGCATGCCatcagtgtgaaaagagttttaAATCTTCAGGTCAACTTAAGAACCACGTGAGgactcacactggagagaaaccattCACGTGTGatcagtgtgaaaagagttttaCAAGTAAAGATATCCTTAAGAACCACATGAGAATCCACGCTGAAGAAAAACCAGTTTCATGTCATCGGTGTGAGAAGAAGTTTAGATATGAAAGTACACTCAAGATACACATGAggattcacactggagagaaactaTACACGTgtgatcagtgtggaaagagtttcacagtTGCAGCACAACTTAAGATACAtgtgagagttcacactggagagaaacccttCATGTGTCatcagtgtgaaaagagttttaGATATAAAAGTACACTCAAGACtcacatgagagttcacactgaaGAGAAACCACACGCGTgtgatcagtgtggaaagagtttcagatGTGGAAGTAACCTTAAGGAacacatgagagttcacactggagagaaacctcacaCATGCCgtctgtgtggaaagagttttacaaCTGCAGCTAATCTTAAGATACAcgtgagaattcacactggagagaaacccttCATGTGTCATCAGTGTGAGAAGTGTTTTATATGTGAAAGTGCACTTGCGGTACACATGAGGATTCACACTGAAGAGAAACCACACGCGTgtgatcagtgtggaaagagtttcagatGTGGAGGTGACCTTAAGGTacacatgagagttcacactggagagaaaccctACCCATGCCgtctgtgtggaaagagttttacaaCTGCAGCTCATCTTAAGAGACAcgtgagagttcacactggagagaaacccttCATGTGTCATCAGTGTGAGAAGTGTTTTAGATGTGAAAGTGCACTTAAGATACACATGAggattcacactggagagaaactaTACACGTgtgatcagtgtggaaagagttacaCAAGTAAAAATATCCTTAAGAACCACATGAGAATCCACgctgaagaaaaaacattttcatgttaTCGGTGTGAGAAGACTTTTAGATGTGAAAGTTCACTTATGAAACATGTTTGGACTCACACTGGAATGGAAAATGCTGCGTGCCCGTAG
- the wbp2nl gene encoding postacrosomal sheath WW domain-binding protein produces MALNSNHHPNGGVLINTGESILRDCKNVELSFSDVTPKNDVFRATKKGSVYLTQYRVVFVSSHMKEKFCSFMFPYYLMKNCSIEQPVFAANYIQGLIKAEAGGGWEGQANFKMCFPSGGAIELGQHLFKLASNASRPPVSYNSNGAFGLAGGMNGYASPVMPQPYPYPSMPQAGFTHPTGVYPSAPVYMPPPPPYPGPPQDWCVPPVAPGNAKAAEAASSAFYNPSNPHGVYMPTDQPPPYYPPEYPHKKNN; encoded by the exons CATCTTACGAGACTGTAAGAACGTCGAGCTCTCCTTCAGTGATGTCACACCCAAGAACGATGTCTTCAGAGCAACCAAGAAGGGCTCCGTCTACCTCACCCAATACAGA gtggtGTTTGTGAGCAGTCACATGAAAGAGAAGTTCTGCTCCTTCATGTTTCCTTATTACCTGATGAAGAACTGCAGTATTGAACAGCCCGTGTTTGCGGCAAACTACATCCAGGGCTTGATCAAAGCTGAGGCCGGAG gtgGCTGGGAAGGTCAGGCAAACTTCAAGATGTGTTTCCCGAGTGGAGGCGCCATCGAGCTGGGACAACATCTCTTTAAACTGGCCAGTAACG caTCTCGGCCCCCTGTGAGTTACAACAGTAACGGAGCGTTCGGATTGGCCGGAGGGATGAATGGATATGCGAGTCCCGTCATGCCGCAGCCGTACCCGTATCCCAGCATGCCACAGGCCGGCTTCACCCACCCCACAG GTGTGTATCCCAGCGCTCCCGTGTACATGCCCCCGCCCCCCCCATACCCCGGACCCCCTCAGGACTGGTGTGTCCCTCCAG TCGCTCCGGGTAACGCCAAGGCAGCAGAGGCGGCCAGCAGTGCCTTTTACAATCCCAGCAACCCTCACGGCGTCTACATGCCCACG GATCAACCTCCTCCATATTATCCACCCGAATACCCACACAAGAAGAACAACTGA
- the fmc1 gene encoding protein FMC1 homolog, with the protein MAAVTSPLRACRGILKEIRFMKGSGYRHTHVYKYVLDQFRRNQVTGAQYCRERMDALHTACTYQCLLTSTRVHLHLHELYHARGERDPEQMAGLVGLRLPTQPGGKGWET; encoded by the exons ATGGCGGCTGTGACCTCTCCACTGCGCGCGTGCCGCGGTATATTGAAGGAGATTCGGTTCATGAAGGGTTCCggttacagacacacacacgtttataAATATGTGCTGGATCAGTTCAGAAGAAATCAG GTGACAGGTGCGCAGTACTGCCGCGAGCGCATGGACGCTCTTCACACCGCGTGTACGTATCAGTGTCTGCTGACATCCACTCGCGTGCACCTGCATCTGCACGAGCTGTATCACGCGCGAGGAGAGCGAGACCCCGAGCAGATGGCCGGACTGGTGGGACTGCGACTCCCGACTCAACCCGGAGGGAAGGGCTGGGAGACGTGA
- the LOC130561206 gene encoding gastrula zinc finger protein XlCGF9.1-like, with protein sequence MENEDTEEQRDMMEVNKDSQAEGNDADGNVKTTQNVSRKGTLRTRDKKRGKSFTEVGHMRTHSGEKSEKTYRIKKQLVQHMKFHTGDKPFKCDQCGKSFTSKIVLKRHMRTHTGEKPFMCDQCETSYRDKGSLQVHMRIHTREKPYACQQCGKSFTCSSSLKKHMRVHTGEKPFTCIQCGTSFKTKTHLNRHMRIHTGEKSWRKRSLRTREIQN encoded by the coding sequence aTATGATGGAAGTGAATAAGGACAGTCAAGCTGAAGGGAATGATGCTGATGGGAATGTGAAAACAACACAGAATGTTTCTCGAAAAGGAACTCTGAGAACAAGAGACAAAAAgcgtggaaagagtttcacagaAGTTGGACACATGAGAACTCACAGTGGAGAAAAGAGTGAGAAGACTTACAGAATTAAAAAACAGCTTGTACAGCACATGAAATTTCACACTGGAGACAAACCATTCAAGTGTGATCAGTGTGGGAAGAGTTTTACAAGTAAAATTGTCCTTAAGAGACACATGAGgactcacactggagaaaaaccatTCATGTGTGATCAGTGTGAAACGAGTTACAGAGATAAAGGAAGCCTTCAGGTACACATGAGAATCCACACTAGAGAGAAACCATACGCATGTcaacagtgtggaaagagttttacgTGTTCAAGTAGCCTTAAGAAacacatgagagttcacactggagagaaaccgtTCACATGCATTCAGTGTGGAACGAGTTTCAAAACTAAAACTCATCTGAACAGACACATGAGgattcacaccggagagaaaaGTTGGAGGAAGAGAAGCTTGAGAACACGAGAGATCCAGAAC